The following are encoded in a window of Sinomonas cyclohexanicum genomic DNA:
- a CDS encoding aquaporin has translation MEVSPTARRAAAEFVGTAFLVIAVVGSGIMASRLSPADSGLALLENSLATGAALVALIVALQPVSASFNPVVTLVEKALGLVDWRTAGALVAAQLLGGLAGTVLANLMFGLNAVSVSGHERSGPGLWLGEVIATVGLLLVVFGTVRSGRADRVAFAVGGYIAAAYWFTSSTSFANPAVTIARTVTDTFAGIAPASAPGFVLAQLVGGALGLLLVRFLYPSITTRAAEAADREVLS, from the coding sequence ATGGAAGTGAGCCCGACGGCGCGTCGCGCTGCGGCGGAATTCGTCGGCACGGCCTTCCTCGTCATCGCGGTGGTCGGGTCGGGCATCATGGCCTCGCGGCTCTCCCCGGCGGACTCGGGCCTCGCGCTGCTGGAGAACAGCCTCGCTACCGGAGCCGCGCTCGTGGCCCTGATCGTCGCGCTCCAGCCCGTCTCGGCCTCCTTCAACCCTGTCGTGACCCTGGTCGAGAAGGCCCTCGGCCTCGTGGACTGGCGGACCGCCGGGGCACTAGTCGCGGCCCAGCTACTCGGGGGCCTGGCCGGGACCGTGCTCGCAAACCTGATGTTCGGACTGAATGCGGTGTCGGTCTCCGGGCATGAGCGCAGCGGCCCCGGGCTATGGCTGGGAGAGGTCATCGCGACCGTAGGCCTGCTGCTGGTCGTCTTCGGCACGGTCCGCTCGGGCAGGGCCGATCGGGTCGCGTTCGCCGTGGGCGGGTACATCGCCGCCGCCTACTGGTTCACGAGCTCGACCAGCTTCGCCAATCCCGCGGTGACCATCGCCCGCACCGTCACCGACACGTTCGCCGGGATCGCCCCGGCCTCGGCGCCGGGGTTCGTCCTGGCCCAGCTGGTCGGCGGGGCCCTCGGGCTCCTCCTCGTCCGCTTCCTCTACCCGTCCATCACCACCCGTGCCGCTGAGGCCGCCGACCGAGAGGTCCTCTCATGA
- a CDS encoding arsenate reductase/protein-tyrosine-phosphatase family protein gives MSVESSSLEGRAMVHAALGEPARLRIVDLLGLGDRSPAELQAELGMASNLLSHHLRTLEEAGVVSRHRSEADRRRSYVKLERDGLAGLLPAATVQVPRVLFVCYANSARSQLAEALWRRASPVPSVSAGTHPAAGLAPGARDVAARHGLDLAGSRPEELSQVARLGDLLVAVCDRAHEELPVSDRLHWSVPDPVAIGTPAAFEAAFSELSERVRDLSGRVAAA, from the coding sequence ATGAGTGTTGAGTCAAGTTCGCTGGAGGGCCGCGCGATGGTGCATGCGGCCCTCGGCGAGCCCGCGCGCCTGCGGATTGTTGACCTCCTCGGGCTCGGGGACCGGTCTCCCGCCGAGCTGCAGGCTGAGCTCGGCATGGCGTCCAACCTTCTCTCGCATCATCTGCGAACCCTCGAGGAGGCGGGCGTGGTCAGCCGTCACCGCTCGGAGGCGGACCGCCGGCGCAGCTACGTCAAGCTCGAGCGGGACGGGTTGGCCGGGCTGCTCCCGGCCGCCACGGTCCAGGTGCCCCGCGTCCTCTTCGTGTGCTACGCCAATTCGGCCCGCAGCCAGCTTGCCGAGGCGCTCTGGAGGCGTGCGAGCCCCGTGCCCTCCGTGTCAGCGGGAACCCATCCGGCCGCGGGTCTCGCCCCTGGCGCCCGCGATGTCGCGGCACGCCATGGGCTCGACCTCGCGGGATCCCGGCCCGAGGAGCTTTCTCAGGTGGCCAGACTGGGGGACCTGCTGGTCGCAGTCTGCGATCGGGCACACGAGGAGCTCCCCGTCTCGGACCGGCTCCACTGGTCCGTGCCGGATCCCGTCGCCATCGGGACGCCGGCGGCCTTCGAGGCGGCGTTCAGCGAGCTCTCCGAACGGGTCAGGGACCTCTCGGGACGCGTCGCGGCCGCATAG
- a CDS encoding GcvT family protein, translating into MESTPRIVIIGAGIVGTNLADELVTKGWNNITVLDQGPLNMPGGSTSHAPGLVFQTNPSKSMALFAKYTVQKLLSLTEDGVSCFNQVGGLEVATTETRLADLKRKLGYASSWGIEGSILSPAECKELYPLINEDEILGGLHVPSDGLASAARAVQLLIKRTEAAGVKYIGNTEVTGIEQSGRRVTGVQTPDGVIPADIVVSCAGFWGAKVGELIGMSVPLLPLAHQYVKTTPVPAQQGKNELPNGARLPILRHQDQDLYYREHGDRYGIGSYAHKPMPVDLDELGSFKPTEINEHNMPSRLDFTLEDFLPAWEATKQILPALRESEIEDGFNGIFSFTPDGGSLVGESKELDGFFVAEAVWVTHSAGIARAVAELLVDGKSSIDLGDCDIHRFEEVQLTPEYVSETSQQNFVEIYDVLHPLQPKLSPRNLRVSPFHARHQQLGGFFLEGGGWERPYWFEANAELLKELPADWQPPARDSWSGMFSSPIAAAEAWKTRTAVAMYDMTPLKRLEISGPGALRLLQELTTGDLDKKPGAVTYTLLLDDQGGVRSDITVARLDEQTFQLGANGNIDTAYFERAARHQTEGGSAGDWVQVRDTTGGTCCIGLWGPLAREVVGAVSSDDFSNDGLKYFRSKRVVIGGVPVTAMRLSYVGELGWELYTSADNGQRLWDALWKAGQPFGIIAAGRAAFSSLRLEKGYRSWGSDMTTEHDPFEAGLGFAVKMAKADFVGKAALEGRTEENSARRLRCLTVDDGRSLVLGKEPVFYKDQAVGYVTSAAYGYSVRKPIAYSYLPAEVSVGDSVEIEYFGRRIMATVTQDPLYDPTMSRLRG; encoded by the coding sequence ATGGAATCAACGCCCCGCATTGTCATCATCGGAGCTGGCATCGTCGGCACCAACCTCGCGGACGAACTCGTCACGAAGGGGTGGAACAACATCACGGTGCTGGACCAAGGCCCTCTGAACATGCCGGGCGGTTCCACGTCCCACGCCCCCGGCCTGGTCTTCCAGACCAACCCCTCCAAGTCCATGGCACTGTTCGCCAAGTACACCGTGCAGAAGCTCCTGTCCCTCACAGAGGACGGTGTCAGCTGCTTCAACCAGGTGGGCGGGCTGGAAGTAGCCACCACCGAAACCCGCCTCGCGGATCTGAAGCGCAAGCTCGGCTACGCCTCCTCATGGGGCATTGAGGGCTCCATCCTCTCCCCCGCTGAATGCAAGGAGCTCTACCCCCTCATCAATGAGGACGAGATCCTCGGCGGCCTCCACGTTCCCAGCGACGGCCTGGCCAGCGCCGCCCGCGCGGTCCAACTGCTGATCAAGCGCACCGAGGCGGCCGGCGTGAAGTACATCGGCAACACCGAAGTGACCGGCATCGAGCAGTCCGGCCGCCGGGTCACCGGTGTCCAGACGCCCGACGGCGTGATCCCGGCTGACATCGTCGTCTCCTGCGCCGGATTCTGGGGCGCAAAGGTCGGCGAGCTGATCGGCATGTCCGTGCCGCTGCTGCCCCTGGCCCACCAGTACGTCAAGACCACCCCGGTTCCGGCACAGCAGGGCAAGAACGAGCTGCCCAACGGTGCGCGGCTGCCCATCCTCCGCCATCAGGACCAGGACCTCTACTACCGCGAGCACGGCGACCGCTACGGCATCGGTTCCTACGCCCACAAACCCATGCCTGTGGACCTGGACGAGCTCGGCAGCTTCAAGCCGACCGAAATCAACGAACACAACATGCCCTCCCGCCTGGACTTCACCCTCGAGGACTTCCTCCCGGCCTGGGAGGCTACCAAGCAGATTCTGCCCGCCCTGCGCGAGAGCGAGATCGAGGACGGCTTCAACGGCATCTTCTCCTTCACCCCCGACGGCGGCTCGCTCGTGGGCGAGTCCAAGGAACTGGACGGCTTCTTCGTGGCCGAGGCCGTCTGGGTCACTCACTCCGCCGGTATCGCCCGGGCCGTGGCCGAACTGCTGGTGGACGGCAAGTCCTCGATCGACCTGGGCGACTGCGACATCCACCGTTTCGAGGAAGTGCAGCTGACCCCCGAGTACGTCAGCGAAACCTCGCAGCAGAACTTCGTGGAAATCTACGACGTCCTGCACCCGCTGCAGCCCAAGCTCTCCCCGCGCAACCTGCGCGTCAGCCCCTTCCACGCCCGCCACCAGCAGCTGGGCGGCTTCTTCCTCGAAGGCGGCGGCTGGGAGCGGCCCTACTGGTTCGAGGCCAACGCCGAACTGCTCAAGGAACTGCCCGCAGACTGGCAGCCGCCGGCTCGCGATTCCTGGTCCGGCATGTTCAGCTCCCCCATTGCCGCGGCCGAGGCATGGAAGACGCGTACTGCCGTCGCCATGTACGACATGACCCCCCTCAAGCGCCTGGAGATCTCCGGACCCGGCGCACTGAGGCTGCTGCAGGAACTGACTACCGGGGACCTGGACAAGAAGCCCGGAGCCGTCACTTACACGCTCCTGCTGGATGACCAGGGCGGCGTCCGAAGCGACATCACCGTGGCCCGTCTGGATGAGCAGACCTTCCAGCTCGGCGCCAACGGCAACATCGACACCGCCTACTTCGAGCGGGCAGCCCGCCACCAGACCGAAGGCGGCAGCGCCGGGGACTGGGTCCAGGTGCGCGACACCACCGGCGGCACCTGCTGCATCGGCCTCTGGGGTCCGCTCGCCCGGGAGGTGGTCGGCGCGGTCAGCAGCGACGACTTCTCCAACGACGGCCTGAAGTACTTCCGGTCCAAGAGGGTTGTCATCGGCGGCGTCCCGGTCACAGCCATGCGCCTGTCCTACGTCGGTGAACTGGGCTGGGAGCTGTACACCAGCGCCGACAACGGCCAGCGTCTCTGGGATGCGCTGTGGAAGGCCGGCCAGCCCTTCGGCATCATCGCAGCGGGCCGCGCAGCATTCAGCTCGCTCCGCCTGGAGAAGGGCTACCGTTCCTGGGGCTCCGACATGACCACTGAGCACGACCCCTTCGAGGCTGGCCTCGGTTTCGCAGTGAAGATGGCCAAGGCCGACTTCGTGGGCAAAGCAGCCTTGGAGGGCCGCACCGAGGAGAACTCCGCGCGGCGCCTGCGCTGCCTCACGGTCGACGACGGCCGCAGCCTCGTGCTGGGCAAGGAACCGGTGTTCTACAAGGACCAGGCGGTGGGTTACGTCACCAGTGCCGCCTACGGCTACTCCGTCCGCAAGCCCATTGCCTACTCCTACCTGCCCGCCGAAGTCTCAGTCGGCGATTCGGTGGAGATCGAGTACTTCGGCCGCCGCATCATGGCCACCGTGACCCAGGATCCCCTGTACGACCCCACCATGTCCCGGCTGCGCGGCTGA
- a CDS encoding IclR family transcriptional regulator has product MAPKNEPESDTDVEGGQSGGVQSVERALTVLEILAREGHAGVSEIAEEMGIHKSTVSRLMGSLVSRGMVHQNSERGKYQLGFGILRLASSIPGRLSLVHEARPVLESLAEEFKETVNLAVLRSNYAVNVDQAMGPSTLATYDWVGSLTPLHATSSGKVLLAALGADERDRILNETGLKARTAKTITSRKELDAQLLEVGAKGYAVVREEFEIGLNAVAVPVYNHQGEVTGAISISGPAFRFDPEKIPGLLETLTEAGLKVSANMGYTRR; this is encoded by the coding sequence ATGGCCCCTAAGAATGAACCGGAATCAGATACCGACGTTGAGGGCGGCCAGTCCGGCGGAGTGCAGTCCGTGGAGCGTGCGCTGACTGTCCTGGAGATCCTGGCGCGGGAAGGGCACGCGGGCGTAAGTGAGATCGCCGAGGAGATGGGGATCCACAAGTCCACCGTCTCTCGGCTGATGGGGTCACTGGTAAGCCGTGGGATGGTCCACCAGAACAGCGAACGCGGCAAGTACCAGCTCGGGTTTGGGATCCTCCGTCTGGCCAGCTCCATTCCAGGGCGGCTGAGTCTGGTCCACGAGGCACGGCCTGTGCTGGAGAGCCTCGCCGAAGAGTTCAAGGAAACGGTCAACCTCGCCGTCCTGCGGTCCAACTATGCCGTCAATGTGGACCAAGCCATGGGCCCCTCCACACTGGCAACGTATGACTGGGTGGGAAGCCTGACGCCGCTGCACGCCACCTCCAGCGGGAAGGTGCTCTTGGCTGCCTTGGGTGCTGATGAACGGGACCGTATCCTGAACGAGACCGGACTGAAGGCCCGCACGGCCAAGACCATCACCAGCCGGAAAGAACTGGATGCACAGCTGCTCGAAGTGGGTGCCAAAGGGTACGCGGTAGTGCGGGAGGAGTTCGAGATCGGCCTGAATGCAGTGGCGGTGCCCGTCTACAACCATCAGGGCGAAGTAACGGGCGCCATCAGCATTTCGGGGCCCGCGTTCCGATTCGACCCCGAGAAGATCCCCGGCCTGCTGGAAACGCTCACGGAGGCCGGACTCAAGGTCAGCGCCAACATGGGCTACACGCGGCGCTAG
- the purU gene encoding formyltetrahydrofolate deformylase: MTLTERAPATAVRPELKDEHGQKFVLTLSCREQAGIVQAVTTFLFERGFNIEEHQQFDDSLRETLHLRTAFSGSPSYTPAMLEEEFGGIAQRFDMKFSFHDQTQQRVLVMVSKFGHCLNDLIFRWRGGSLGGELVLVVSNHETHRAMAEAAGLPFIHIPVTPDTKADAECRLLELVDEYDVDLVVLARYMQVLSNDLCRSLEGRAINIHHSFLPGFKGAKPYHQAHARGVKLIGATAHYVTADLDEGPIIEQEVIRVDHSYGPSALSTVGQDAEALALSRAVRWHCQHRVLLDETSTVVFR, encoded by the coding sequence ATGACCCTCACCGAACGAGCACCTGCCACGGCTGTCCGTCCCGAGCTCAAGGACGAGCACGGCCAGAAGTTCGTGCTGACCCTGTCCTGCCGGGAGCAGGCAGGAATCGTGCAGGCAGTGACCACATTCCTGTTCGAGCGCGGCTTCAACATCGAGGAGCACCAGCAGTTCGACGACAGCCTGCGCGAGACGCTGCACCTGCGCACCGCGTTCTCGGGATCCCCCAGCTATACCCCCGCCATGCTCGAAGAAGAGTTCGGGGGCATCGCGCAGCGGTTCGACATGAAATTCAGCTTCCACGACCAGACCCAGCAGCGTGTTCTGGTCATGGTCTCCAAGTTCGGCCACTGCCTCAACGACCTCATCTTCCGCTGGCGCGGCGGCAGCCTGGGCGGCGAGCTGGTCCTGGTGGTTTCCAACCACGAGACCCACCGCGCCATGGCCGAGGCTGCGGGCCTGCCATTCATCCACATCCCGGTCACCCCGGACACCAAGGCTGACGCCGAATGCCGCCTTCTGGAGCTCGTGGATGAATACGACGTCGATCTGGTTGTCCTTGCCCGATACATGCAGGTGCTCTCAAACGATCTCTGCCGTTCTCTGGAAGGCCGTGCGATTAACATCCACCACTCCTTCCTCCCCGGCTTCAAGGGTGCCAAGCCCTACCACCAGGCCCACGCACGCGGCGTGAAGCTCATCGGTGCCACAGCGCACTACGTCACAGCCGACCTGGACGAGGGCCCGATCATCGAGCAGGAAGTCATCCGGGTGGACCACAGCTACGGCCCCTCGGCCCTGTCCACTGTCGGGCAGGACGCCGAGGCACTCGCCCTGTCCCGCGCCGTCCGCTGGCACTGCCAGCACCGCGTCCTGCTGGACGAGACCAGCACCGTGGTGTTCCGGTAG
- a CDS encoding cyclodeaminase/cyclohydrolase family protein yields MTEQHANRAAPSGAGSIGTETIGSYLARLASRRPTPGGGAAAALHAAQGAALVAMVARYTTGPKYGEHAALVERTTKVADELASEALRLADSDERVFQAVIDAYRLPSDTEGLKAAKVSAIQAALVQAAQTPAQLVKVAGEVVDLATGLADVANPNVISDVAAAADAARAAATTARVNIDINVVAIKDQSVRSLLKEQTDGIEEEVVAAADALVARVRERILQ; encoded by the coding sequence ATGACGGAACAGCACGCGAACAGGGCGGCGCCGTCCGGCGCCGGGTCGATCGGCACCGAGACCATCGGCAGCTACCTCGCACGGCTCGCCTCCCGGCGACCCACGCCGGGAGGCGGGGCGGCGGCCGCACTCCATGCCGCGCAAGGGGCGGCCCTGGTGGCCATGGTGGCCCGCTACACCACCGGCCCCAAGTACGGGGAGCATGCGGCACTGGTGGAGCGGACCACGAAGGTGGCCGATGAGCTCGCGTCGGAGGCACTGCGCCTGGCCGACTCCGATGAACGGGTCTTCCAAGCGGTCATCGACGCGTACCGGCTTCCCTCTGACACCGAGGGGCTCAAGGCTGCCAAAGTGTCAGCCATCCAGGCTGCGCTGGTGCAGGCGGCACAGACCCCCGCACAGCTGGTCAAGGTGGCCGGTGAAGTGGTGGACCTCGCAACCGGACTGGCCGACGTCGCCAACCCGAATGTCATCAGCGACGTGGCGGCAGCAGCAGATGCGGCACGTGCCGCCGCCACCACGGCACGGGTCAACATCGACATCAACGTCGTGGCCATCAAGGACCAGTCGGTGCGGTCGCTGCTTAAAGAGCAGACAGACGGCATAGAGGAAGAGGTCGTGGCGGCGGCGGACGCCCTTGTGGCGCGGGTACGGGAAAGGATCCTGCAGTGA
- a CDS encoding arsenate reductase ArsC, which translates to MNDKPSVLFVCIHNAGRSQMAAAYLNHLSGGRIEVRSAGSAPAESVNPAAVEAMLEEGIDIRAERPKILTTNAVKNSDVVITMGCGDTCPIFPGKRYEDWELEDPAGKGVDSVRPIRDDIKARVENLIAELLPAGR; encoded by the coding sequence ATGAACGACAAGCCCTCCGTCCTGTTCGTCTGCATCCACAACGCCGGCCGGTCCCAGATGGCCGCCGCCTACCTGAACCACCTCTCCGGTGGGCGCATCGAGGTCCGCTCGGCCGGATCCGCCCCCGCCGAGAGCGTCAACCCCGCCGCGGTCGAAGCAATGCTCGAGGAAGGCATCGACATCCGCGCCGAGAGGCCGAAGATCCTGACCACAAATGCTGTCAAGAACTCCGACGTCGTCATCACCATGGGCTGCGGCGACACCTGCCCGATCTTCCCCGGCAAGCGCTATGAAGACTGGGAGCTCGAGGACCCTGCAGGCAAGGGCGTCGACTCCGTCCGCCCCATCCGCGACGACATCAAGGCCCGCGTCGAGAACCTCATCGCCGAACTCCTTCCGGCGGGGCGCTGA
- a CDS encoding bifunctional 5,10-methylenetetrahydrofolate dehydrogenase/5,10-methenyltetrahydrofolate cyclohydrolase — MSAQSLSGKELAADIRRRAREQGRDLGQDGIHPALAVVIATDDGSTHWYARSIERAAEAAGIRCRVIDLGHDATEPALAAVLRDLGAEPSVHGIILQTPLPAGVRTDVLVGLIPPEKDIDGANPLSLGRLAVGQPAFAPATARSVVEILEHYRIPVAGRRAVVVGRSAVVGKPLALLLLEHDAAVTVCHSRSGPLENHTAGADIVVVAAGRTGLLNGSHVSSSSVVIDVGTNVLADGSLVGDVDADSIRGVAAALSPVPGGVGSVTTALLLLHTVEAARRQATPLPEYVNQDEDHDEGLIRDQDGVLCQ, encoded by the coding sequence GTGAGCGCCCAGTCGCTCTCCGGAAAGGAACTGGCCGCGGACATCCGGCGCCGCGCCCGGGAACAGGGCCGGGACCTCGGGCAGGACGGAATCCACCCTGCTCTGGCCGTGGTCATCGCCACGGACGACGGGTCGACCCACTGGTACGCCCGTTCCATCGAGCGCGCCGCGGAGGCTGCCGGGATCCGCTGCCGCGTCATCGACCTCGGGCACGATGCAACGGAGCCGGCACTGGCCGCCGTCCTGCGCGATCTGGGTGCCGAACCGTCGGTGCATGGCATCATCCTGCAGACGCCGCTTCCGGCCGGCGTCCGCACCGATGTCCTGGTGGGCCTGATCCCGCCTGAAAAGGACATCGACGGGGCGAACCCGCTGAGCCTTGGCCGCCTGGCCGTGGGGCAACCTGCCTTCGCGCCTGCCACAGCCCGGTCCGTCGTCGAGATCCTTGAGCATTACCGCATCCCGGTGGCCGGGCGCCGCGCTGTGGTTGTAGGCCGCTCGGCAGTGGTGGGAAAGCCGCTGGCCCTCCTGCTCCTGGAACACGATGCTGCCGTCACGGTGTGCCATTCACGCTCTGGGCCGCTGGAGAACCACACGGCTGGGGCTGACATCGTGGTGGTCGCGGCGGGAAGGACCGGCCTGCTCAACGGCAGCCATGTCTCTTCCTCTTCCGTAGTCATCGATGTGGGCACCAACGTCCTGGCCGACGGCTCGCTGGTGGGGGACGTGGACGCGGACAGCATCCGAGGGGTTGCAGCTGCGCTCAGCCCTGTTCCGGGTGGCGTCGGCTCCGTGACGACGGCGTTGCTGCTACTCCACACCGTGGAGGCCGCACGGCGCCAAGCGACCCCTCTGCCCGAGTATGTCAACCAGGATGAGGACCACGATGAGGGCTTGATTCGGGACCAGGACGGGGTGCTGTGCCAGTGA
- a CDS encoding ferredoxin reductase, with product MTDVLTETPIRGPQRIRGLEMPWNRVMGSIEGPASAARALGPWHPQEFMAECVETVPEAGGMMTFVFRRRDGAPLAFRAGQYVNVAFPVNGEDQDPVDRSYSLSSSPTQPWTFSISVKRDNTGLVSPWVHENVRPGTVLDMLGPVGAFHLPDADRRARYLFLAAGAGITPIMSMVRTIHSLPGHANVVVLYHGAEAGGFAFRQELDYIASVDSRVEVFYSLGDRSRPDGWEGLSGRLTAAMIDQVAPDANGRQVYACGPEGYLNSATELLKKVGVDDTSIYMEFFSGDRQTILEYQAELALAADIADEIAEEIANSAEDYYESQPSPFGLYEPGYDEDGTLQATGLPLETANPDAPTPGGSSDAEPEAGTPDASSFDTVGTGSLTLSFMRTGINVRIDPDQHILEVARRAGVRIGANCKEGMCGSCKVVKLSGEVEMNHQGGIRKREIDAGKFLPCCSTARTDMVIDA from the coding sequence ATGACGGACGTCCTCACTGAGACACCCATCCGGGGGCCACAACGCATCCGCGGTCTGGAAATGCCGTGGAACAGGGTGATGGGCAGCATCGAAGGACCTGCCAGCGCTGCGCGTGCCCTAGGCCCGTGGCATCCCCAGGAGTTCATGGCCGAATGTGTGGAGACCGTTCCCGAGGCAGGCGGCATGATGACATTCGTGTTCCGCCGCCGCGACGGTGCGCCCCTGGCGTTCCGTGCGGGCCAGTACGTGAACGTCGCGTTTCCCGTAAACGGCGAGGACCAGGATCCAGTAGACCGCAGCTACTCGCTGTCCAGTTCGCCCACCCAGCCGTGGACCTTCAGCATCAGCGTGAAGCGCGACAATACGGGACTTGTTTCACCGTGGGTGCATGAGAACGTCAGGCCCGGCACCGTCTTGGACATGCTCGGACCGGTCGGGGCGTTCCATCTGCCGGATGCCGATCGGCGCGCGCGGTACCTCTTCCTGGCCGCCGGCGCGGGCATCACCCCCATCATGTCCATGGTGCGGACCATCCACTCCCTGCCGGGACATGCCAATGTTGTGGTGCTCTACCACGGCGCGGAAGCCGGCGGCTTTGCCTTCCGCCAGGAACTGGACTACATCGCATCCGTGGACTCGCGCGTCGAGGTCTTCTACTCCCTGGGCGACCGCAGCAGGCCCGACGGGTGGGAAGGGCTCAGCGGAAGGCTGACCGCCGCCATGATCGATCAGGTTGCTCCGGATGCAAACGGCCGCCAAGTGTATGCCTGCGGCCCCGAGGGTTACCTGAACAGCGCCACGGAACTCCTCAAGAAGGTGGGCGTCGACGACACCTCCATCTACATGGAGTTCTTCTCGGGTGATCGCCAGACCATCCTCGAGTACCAGGCTGAGCTCGCCCTCGCGGCGGACATCGCAGACGAGATTGCAGAGGAGATCGCCAACTCCGCTGAGGACTACTACGAAAGCCAGCCCAGCCCGTTCGGGCTCTATGAGCCCGGCTACGACGAGGATGGAACCCTGCAGGCCACGGGGCTGCCGCTCGAAACCGCCAACCCGGACGCGCCGACCCCCGGAGGCAGTTCGGACGCGGAGCCAGAGGCGGGAACCCCCGATGCCTCGAGCTTCGACACGGTCGGAACGGGAAGTCTCACCCTGTCCTTCATGCGCACCGGCATCAACGTGCGGATCGATCCCGACCAACACATCCTCGAGGTGGCGCGGCGGGCGGGCGTCAGGATCGGCGCTAACTGCAAGGAGGGCATGTGCGGCTCGTGCAAGGTCGTCAAGCTTTCCGGGGAGGTCGAGATGAACCACCAAGGCGGGATCCGCAAACGTGAGATCGACGCAGGCAAATTCCTTCCCTGCTGTTCCACAGCCCGCACCGACATGGTCATCGACGCCTAA
- a CDS encoding aromatic ring-hydroxylating oxygenase subunit alpha, which translates to MTAQVNVPLNSRGKLASTLPAEKLAEIAALFEFRRQGYSLDAPFYTDPTLFKIDMEAIFGQHWIFAGSVAELPEPGDYITVDYGPYSLIVLRTDEGDVNVLHNVCRHRGARVLTEAAGSTGNLVCGYHSWTYSPEGNLIHASAPGEAKFDKNCFALKRAHSREVAGLIFVCIADEPPADFDETSKIFEPYLAPHDLSKTKIAYQQNIIEEGNWKLVMENNRECYHCDGHPELACSLFPTWGLTEGLIPAHLEEVWDRNKEAQSSLEERCRRYGLPYEVVEELDTRIAGIRISRESLDGEGESFSADGRRLSKKLLGDLPDFRLGRCSMHLQPNSWFHFLGDHVITFGVFPINEHQSLVRTTWLVADDAEEGVDYDLEKLTYTWKQTNLQDKAFVELCQQGAASPAYEPGPYMKSEYQVEAFINWYVQRVQEHLA; encoded by the coding sequence ATGACTGCTCAAGTGAACGTGCCCCTCAATTCGCGCGGAAAACTCGCTTCGACCTTGCCTGCAGAGAAGCTCGCGGAAATCGCCGCGCTGTTTGAGTTCCGGCGTCAGGGATATTCACTCGATGCCCCCTTCTACACCGACCCGACGCTCTTCAAGATCGACATGGAGGCCATCTTCGGCCAGCACTGGATCTTTGCCGGTAGCGTTGCCGAACTGCCGGAGCCGGGCGACTACATCACGGTCGACTACGGCCCCTACTCCCTGATTGTGCTGCGCACCGACGAGGGTGACGTCAATGTCCTGCACAATGTCTGCCGCCACCGCGGTGCACGTGTCCTGACCGAAGCTGCCGGTTCCACCGGAAACCTCGTCTGTGGCTACCACTCCTGGACTTACTCGCCCGAGGGCAACCTGATCCACGCCTCCGCTCCCGGTGAAGCGAAGTTCGATAAGAACTGCTTCGCCCTCAAGCGTGCCCACAGCCGCGAGGTCGCCGGACTCATCTTCGTCTGCATTGCTGACGAACCGCCCGCAGACTTCGACGAGACCTCGAAGATCTTCGAGCCCTACCTCGCACCCCATGACCTGTCCAAGACGAAGATCGCCTACCAGCAGAACATCATCGAAGAGGGCAACTGGAAGCTCGTCATGGAGAACAACCGTGAGTGCTACCACTGCGACGGGCACCCGGAACTCGCCTGCTCGCTCTTCCCCACCTGGGGCCTGACCGAGGGACTGATCCCGGCCCACCTTGAAGAGGTATGGGACCGCAACAAGGAAGCCCAGTCCTCGCTCGAGGAGCGGTGCCGCCGGTACGGCCTGCCCTACGAGGTGGTTGAGGAACTCGACACCCGCATCGCCGGTATCCGCATCTCACGCGAGTCCCTGGACGGCGAAGGCGAATCATTCTCGGCCGACGGCCGCAGGCTCTCCAAGAAGCTGCTTGGCGACCTGCCGGACTTCCGCCTGGGCCGCTGCTCGATGCACCTGCAGCCCAACAGCTGGTTCCACTTCCTGGGCGACCACGTCATCACCTTCGGCGTCTTCCCCATCAACGAGCACCAGTCCCTGGTCCGCACCACCTGGCTGGTGGCTGACGACGCCGAGGAAGGCGTTGACTACGACCTCGAGAAGCTCACCTACACCTGGAAGCAGACCAACCTGCAGGACAAGGCGTTCGTGGAGCTGTGCCAGCAGGGCGCTGCCAGCCCCGCGTACGAGCCCGGCCCCTACATGAAGAGCGAATACCAAGTAGAGGCATTCATCAACTGGTACGTCCAGCGTGTACAGGAGCACTTGGCATGA